A section of the Humulus lupulus chromosome 2, drHumLupu1.1, whole genome shotgun sequence genome encodes:
- the LOC133815278 gene encoding uncharacterized protein LOC133815278: protein MSLKDNRLTNAFKVEVQLAGIDQDLTSIGATLHYQMAYRLQDHAFDLSLPTAEEALLVLIDSTQVLICTHIPRQISTDDLMKILPSSWITNYEMLHQPQKFVQTLTEPSYHKKEDDSFKIVFDITQTKTPSCFTTQYMMTYVTPTDVEIQSFDSQVKYSTPKDLPDSPPEPTGWDIELPPADSQEPPLSAPQQNILPCYKKATKWMRHHGEVFPAQNQFQQIPQVCMMTTPANESDFPSLKKFNKQDDQEDKKGKEEESPSQPTDELKQLRVHPATNPLSQMIQHTSTLHIAKKETDSDDQNTSASSEDSSDDWSKEMSSTSNDTIPSNPESLSSENLSSDDDGAVPHLMVQPVESNS, encoded by the exons ATGTCTCTCAAAGACAATCGCTTGACTAATGCTTTCAAAGTTGAGGTCCAACTGGCTGGAATTGACCAAGATCTTACTTCCATTGGAGCTACTCTTCACTACCAGATGGCATACAGACTCCAAGATCACGCTTTTGATCTTTCCTTGCCAACAGCTGAAGAAGCATTACTGGTCTTGATAGACTCTACCCAAGTTCTCATATGCACTCATATTCCAAGGCAAATCTCTACAGATGATCTTATGAAGATTTTGCCCAGTTCATGGATAACAAACTATGAGATGCTCCATCAACCTCAAAAATTTGTCCAGACTCTTACTGAACCATCTTATCACAAGAAAGAAGATGACTCTTTCAAAATAGTCTTTGACATAACTCAAACAAAGACTCCCAGTTGCTTTACCACCCAGTACATGATGACTTATGTCACACCAACTGATGTGGAAATCCAATCCTTTGATTCTCAAG tcaaataTTCGACTCCCAAAGACTTACCTGACTCTCCTCCAGAACCAACTGGATGGGACATTGAGCTTCCTCCAGCAGACTCCCAAGAGCCTCCGCTTTCGGCTCCTCAACAGAACATTTTGCCATGCTACAAAAAAGCAACAAAATGGATGCGACATCATGGAGAAGTTTTTCCTGCTCAAAATCAGTTCCAACAAATTCCACAAGTATGTATGATGACTACTCCTGCTAATGAGTCAGATTTTCCTTCTCTCAAGAAATTTAATAAACAAGACGACCAAG AAGACaaaaaagggaaagaagaagaatcaCCAAGCCAGCCGACAGACGAACTTAAGCAACTTAGGGTTCATCCAGCCACAAATCCTCTGTCACAGATGATTCAACATACGAGCACTCTCCACATTGCAAAAAAAGAAACGGATTCAGATGATCAAAACACTTCGGCTAGTTCAGAAGATTCTTCAGATGACTGGTCTAAAGAAATGAGTTCAACTTCTAATGATACTATACCTAGTAATCCTGAAAGTCTATCCAGTGAAAACTTATCCAGCGATGACGATGGAGCAGTTCCACATTTGATGGTTCAACCTGTTGAATCAAACTCATAA